tttttatatgtagattgtttttaaaataatactaaataaatactaaatattaacatataaataactattgatgtacattttaaagtataatagaaaactatgtttaattaagttattatatttcactttaagaggagagagataagatatccttgctcttttattatttaaattaagtTGAATATTCGATAAATGTTCTGCactgttcatttttatcttatatattttattgttattgttATCAATGGatatacattaaaataatttattaaaaattttatattttatgaattctATGGTAGAACAtcgataatataatatatgctaatacggaataataaaaagacaTTTAACATTAATTGATCATTTACCATTTTCTCTATTTATTCAactttttagaatataaaattacaaatcccaaatttaatttttaacaaaatatataatattgataccttttaatgtattattatttatcttttcgataatattaatgtttaattatatgaaggtttcacaataaaatattatttaaatattagttattagcAGAGTATTTTATAGATTATATTTATAgggatataataataacattaattttatgtaCTAGATTGTTTATAAGCATTAtaacaaactataacattaaattttattatatacttatattttattttttaactattttaaatatgatatgaaaatttattaatatacttatattttttcaattaactaataatatatttccaatttatatacacttcaaaaaatgttagaagcataacAATCTTTTATAGACTATGTTacattgtcgattctcgatcggtATTTATaaatcgatattttatgaacatttattattacagttcagttgtataacatgatttaaattaaaataaatatgatataaataataagttttactaaataaaatattccatgaaataaagaaacatatgatGTTATGtgtaattcaatatagctaTGGGCTATCAAGacttatataataggcaattatgatatatataatatgaattcatatatagtcaatatctatattaatatatgtaatatagttattttaatttaactatattaaatcgatatgatcatttaattatatatattataacttatgaaaaaatgttatacaacCCAATTCATATTAGCTTATCCACATTTTGGTATGCATATTTGAGCATCATCTcttgattaaacatacgggatggtacatatatttaattactGTTCAAGTTATAAAAAGTTAaattacaatataatatgtaaCTCTAAACCATATATGGGTCCCACAACATaataactatataaaaattatgcaaaaattattataaaaattacttatttccaaatagacaatttcttaaaatatatcaactattattactattcctgggATTATCACTACTCTTCGAATtacatattaatgattcatttcttctttattttttttattttttctcttaatttttgtttttgaaatcgtttacgaaatccaaataacgaatactaatataaaatgttaagaagcgtaTGATtgtttgttaatgtttgaatatatataataattttttttttaattacttattattaccttataagaaattcctaaaaaaaatgctattgcaccaaatatcgataaaactgtaaataatttgtttgctatcgacgaacttgatgccACATCTTCAGAAATTACTGCAGAACTTAAATTTTGTTCAGGACATTTTGGAGTAATATTTGGTTTGTCTATCGCTGGAAAGGATGAAATGTCTTTGcatttctttttaaaattatcataatcatttgataaagtaCACAATAGTTTATTATAGGAACTATCATTAGTAATACTAGAATCATCATTaagttctttatattttttagcaaaTTCGTTAGCATCATTCAAACATTTTGTGCAATCTGACGTGCtatcattaaatttattatacatgttacataataatttaaatgggGCATAAAATTTAGCCAATTTATCATTAGTAATTTTCAtcaattcattttttttatatataagttCATTATAATTACTACAACCATCAACACCATTTATAggatttttatacttttcttgattattaatatatacattataaaaaGTTGTTAGAatgtttccatttttatcctttaggtttaacatatgacttaaccatatgat
Above is a window of Plasmodium yoelii strain 17X genome assembly, chromosome: 9 DNA encoding:
- a CDS encoding PIR protein, which codes for MNKQICEKFENVWDKFPDELNNGEYEFKDNNFLDSYCNGNKCEGNLDKINAVFFYLINHFFGSSGLFNNNVKNNINVVEYIIIWLSHMLNLKDKNGNILTTFYNVYINNQEKYKNPINGVDGCSNYNELIYKKNELMKITNDKLAKFYAPFKLLCNMYNKFNDSTSDCTKCLNDANEFAKKYKELNDDSSITNDSSYNKLLCTLSNDYDNFKKKCKDISSFPAIDKPNITPKCPEQNLSSAVISEDVASSSSIANKLFTVLSIFGAIAFFLGISYKYSLFGFRKRFQKQKLREKIKKIKKK